The sequence below is a genomic window from Candidatus Cloacimonadota bacterium.
AGCTTATTGCCATTTCTATCTGTTATCCTTAGATTTTTTTGAGTTGTATCCTTTGCAAACATTCCTAAACAACCTGAATTGATCAATTGCCCTCTGGTATTGTAAATCTTATAGTTTAGGTCATCGTTTTTTGCCAAACTTACACTAAGCTGAGTATCTATCTCAAACGGGTTGGGAAACAGTGTTAAGGAGGATCTCATTACTTCTTGTGGCGCATTACTCTCAGTATGGTATTCCGCAATTAGCGGACCGAAGGACTGCTCTTCTCCTCCATAGGATAACGCTTGAAGCCAGTAATAAGCAGGGAATATGGGCAGTGAATCTGTAAAAATATACATTTGAGGAGTTGAGCTGTTTACTGCAGGGATTAATCCGCTAACCTGCTGTGCGTTTGACAAGTTATTATCGATCGATCGAAACACATAATAGCCTGCAAGCATTGTTTCTGTAGCACTTTGCCAGCTTAATCGGCATAGCTTTGATGTAGTATGAGTAACCTCAAAACGATTTAGAAACACCGGAAGCGTTTCAATAGTCTCTAATATAATTTCAACACTACCTTTGGTATTCATCTCATTAAGCGTGAATGTAGTAGTCCCCGACGAAAAAACAACGTTGGCTATTTCCGCTCCAAATACTTCAATTCCATTGGCAGTTAGATTCATATGGGTAATGCTGTAATTTCCCATTAGTGCTGTTGTAGAATCAGAATGTACTGTATAATGAAATACACCCTGCATCTCTTCAATCTCGGCAGAGTAATCATATAATCCCATGTTTGATGGAGTTATGTTGATTATATGAGTAGAAACACCAAAATCCGTACTAAGGCTAAGTTCTGCAGGATTATCCCAAATTGCGCTTCCCATTGCTACTGATGCTTCATAAGCAGTGGTTTCTAAGCCATTATAATATGAGAAATCACCATCCTGAATAATAGGTTTTACTTTGTAGATGTAATCTTCTTGTTCAGATAGATTGACAAACCTAAAGGCAGGGTATATTGTTGTGTAAATTTTGCTTTGATTTGATGGGCTTAATTCAGTGTATTGGAGATCGTCAAAATAGAAGCCACCTCTTAGGATTGACGGCATAAACAAACGGAGATAATAAGTACCAGATTGGTTGATTTCAAAGTGGTATTTTCTATGGGATGACCCTACATTACCCATATCATTCTCTACAGCATTCAATTGCTCTATATCATCCCAATAATTACCGTTGGATGAGATCTGTACTCTAACTTCAAATACTGAATTTCGAGCTGGTGCCCGCGCATAGAAAGTTAGAGAACCCGGATTATTAAGTAAAGGTGTTCTTACGTAAGCTTCCACATCCCTAATTACACCAAAACATGATCCTGAATATGCGTAACTTTGATATTCATAGATTCTGGCATCTTGAATACCCCATCCTTCAGGAAAGGTAGAAATGCTTTCGAAATCATTGAAAAAATGCGTCCCTTCCTGTATCTCCAGCTCATATCCCGTTGCGCCGGCTATTGAATCCCAACTGGCTGTAAAGCCCGCATCAGAGATAGCTGAAGCTTGTATGTTTTGCACTTCAACTGCATTTAGTAGGCAACAAATCATCAAACACAAAGTTATAAAACACAAATACTTCATAGTTACTCTCAAAATCCAACATGAGACCGGATGGATTTATATGGGGCTTTTATACAAATTCAATTTGATCGTGCCCTTTTGATAATAATATTCCATACGCTTTTCCAAAAATACACCCAATCTGTTCTTAGTGGATGCTCCATCTTCTTTTTTAGATATTGGCGCTCTGATTCAACGATTTCTTCGAATGTTTTTGGCATATCAGCATAAAACGGAGGTAACAAACCTGGCTTCACCTTAAGCCTCAGTTCTTGCATATCCGAAGGATACAAACTGAAATAGTGATCACTTAGGGCTCGAACCCCAACCAAAGACAACTCTCCAGCGAAGAAATTTAAAAACTGAGGTAATTCATCTATCCACAACTTGCGCATCACCTTGCCCCATGAAGTAACACGAAAGTCATTCTTGAATTTTCCGCCTTCCTGTAAATTGTTTGTAGCGTGAATATATGCCTGTAGATACTCACTATAAGGATGCATTGTTCTAAACTTCTTTACATATATTGTCTTGCCTTCTATTCCCTTACGCTTAAGACGAATCAAGGGTCCATATGTGGGATTTTGATCATCCCTCGGTTCACGGTTTTTACGCAAGATAAAGTGCATTAGATTGTTGATTTCGCGCTTATGGATCAAGTCAAAACCGCAGAAATAAAACCTGCCCATGATCTCAGTTTCCGAAAGAGCTCGATTCTTACCGTTGGTAATAGCAAAATACCACCCCTGCAGTATTGGTATCTTGGGCATTACGCGCCTGAACAAAAAATCTGCAAAATAGATCACTCTGCCTAAATATGGAGTAAAATTCTTATAGAAGCGATGTTTCCGCTCGGTAATAGTCTGCCCCTTGCAGATGAATACTCCGCCAGGTGCCAGCATTTGATTTACCCTGATAATATACGCATTTAAACGGCGGAAGTCATTTATTTGATGTAAGTTAATAAAGAGATGCCGGCTTTCTTCTGCTTCATTTTGAATATTGAAAAATGTCTCGCTGTTAAGAACCAAAGTTTTACTTTTACTAAAGCGGCTAATATCCACATAGTCGTTAATAAACTCCAGCAATTCATGTTGATCTTTTAAATAATTCTGAAATAGGGGCACCATGATGCTATCCTCAGGGATAGCTTGCGAAAATGGCGGAACGTAAGCTTCGCAAGAAATAACCGGAATCTGTTTTTGTTCTTCCAGATAGAACTTGGGACTCTGTAAATCTTCCATGTCTTTCGAGCGAGTAAGCAATCCAGTAGAAGCATAAGTTTTATTCTCTTTGTGGAAGCGGAAAGCATAGTAAAACCCAACAAATATGAATAATTCTAGAGTTACTACTCCGAGAATCGTACCCAACACTATATATCTGGAATAATGAAACTTGCCAAAAACATACATAGCAATCAAGAGCAACATGATGGCAACGGCATCACATTTGAATAATCGTTTAAGTAGTTCTGCCCCATTCTCTATGCTTTTTAACGAATACTTTAAACCCCAAACTCCGGAACCGATCCAAATGATAATAAACGGGATCAGGGATCTACCATAACGAGCAACAATCACACGGGTACCGGTGCGTAGCTTTGCTACCAAGAGAAATGAAATTACAACTATAGCAATATCGAGCAAAAACATGCTGTATTTACTAAGATTATATTTCATCTTACCTCATCTACCTCTCATTAAAACCCTTAATACCACAAATAACTTGCATTATACTTTCCCAATAACATCTTTTGGAATTCAATAATATTCTCACGGTTCTTTATCCGAGTAGTCCAATTTGTAACAGGTAAAAAATAAGTGCTTGGGATGTCAACAGTTTTTTATTCTGCCGATAACTTATTTTCGCTTGTTGTTGTTCAACTCTTTTCTATTAATTACTTAGCTAAGCCATCAATAATATATAGTTACAATCTGCCCCTTTCCACTACTTTACTAACTAGAATAAACATCATCGCCAAAATGGCTCCAACTATGTTATAATACATGTCTTGGGGATTGAAACTGCGCCAAGGGATATATAGTTGTAAACATTCTAGTCCTATCCCAGTAGCAAGTACAATCCCTGAAAATTTAATGAATTCATGCTGCTTAAAAAAACTTAAACGCCGAACTCTGGATACCATCCATAGCCAAGCAAAACAAAGAATCATCAGAGTATGTACCAGATAGTCCAAGCGGAAAATCAGCATTTTGTTACAGCTCAAACTCTTATTGGATTCATTCCCGATTGGGATCACATTTATTAATACCAAAATCAGCAACCATAGCCAAAGAAGATTAGATTTCACTTTCCCCAAATTATTGCTCCAATAATCATCTTGTTATATGCACTTTATATCTTAATACTACTTAGCAAAACTTTCAAACTCTAGCGCCAAATAAACCTAACTATGACCCTATCTACCATATTCCCTTGCTTCAAGCGCTTACCCAAATCACGAACTCCATCTATCCTCAAACCGGGTCGTACGTCAAAAAAGCTGCCATCACATCTGCGTAATAGGTAGCGAACCTTATATCCGGATATGATAAAATATACTGTTTCTTTTTCACATAAATCCATTTCAGCATCGCATCGAATATGCATCTGCCTATAGTTAAAGTCTCGCCATAACCTTGCATTATCAATCCCCAAAGCTCTTCTATAGCTGGCAGCAACCGTGAAATTAAGCTCCAAATTTTTAGTTAACGTATTCCTATAATGCATCCAAGCTTTATTTATCTTATCTTGTTCAGAAATCTTAGGATTTTCTTGGTAAATAATGTCTAAGCTATTGTATAATAAGCCAAGATCGTGTTTCATATTCCATAAAACTCGAGCTGATTCTTTATTTAATGGGGTTGTATCCTGCGGGACAAAATATGTGGAACTCCAACCCAAAGAGTGCTCAAGCTGAGCCAGTTCCATCATGCGGGTGTAGTTAGTATATATATCATGATGTAATATAAAAAAGCTCGGCTTCTTTAACCGAGCAACATGTAAATATATCTCATTGAGCTTTTTATACCGCTCTACACTCTCTAAAAACGATTGATAATGGCTTAGTTTGATATCCCCTTCCATGAAGTGGTTGTACCGATCTATCAAATTACTAAGAAAGAGATTTAGCTTTACATTCATATAACTTTAAACTGGCATTGGGTAGGATTTTATAAAGTTTTTAAGTTGTAGGGTTATCCGTTAAGCGTTAAGCGTTATGCGTTACAGTGTTCTTGTTGAGAGCCTTCATGAGATTGATAATCATTTGTCGGATTCTTTTAAGCTGCTCCCTGTTTGCCTCAAAGT
It includes:
- a CDS encoding sugar transferase, coding for MKYNLSKYSMFLLDIAIVVISFLLVAKLRTGTRVIVARYGRSLIPFIIIWIGSGVWGLKYSLKSIENGAELLKRLFKCDAVAIMLLLIAMYVFGKFHYSRYIVLGTILGVVTLELFIFVGFYYAFRFHKENKTYASTGLLTRSKDMEDLQSPKFYLEEQKQIPVISCEAYVPPFSQAIPEDSIMVPLFQNYLKDQHELLEFINDYVDISRFSKSKTLVLNSETFFNIQNEAEESRHLFINLHQINDFRRLNAYIIRVNQMLAPGGVFICKGQTITERKHRFYKNFTPYLGRVIYFADFLFRRVMPKIPILQGWYFAITNGKNRALSETEIMGRFYFCGFDLIHKREINNLMHFILRKNREPRDDQNPTYGPLIRLKRKGIEGKTIYVKKFRTMHPYSEYLQAYIHATNNLQEGGKFKNDFRVTSWGKVMRKLWIDELPQFLNFFAGELSLVGVRALSDHYFSLYPSDMQELRLKVKPGLLPPFYADMPKTFEEIVESERQYLKKKMEHPLRTDWVYFWKSVWNIIIKRARSN
- a CDS encoding VanZ family protein, which gives rise to MKSNLLWLWLLILVLINVIPIGNESNKSLSCNKMLIFRLDYLVHTLMILCFAWLWMVSRVRRLSFFKQHEFIKFSGIVLATGIGLECLQLYIPWRSFNPQDMYYNIVGAILAMMFILVSKVVERGRL